The following DNA comes from Agromyces mangrovi.
CGCAGGAGGCGGCGCTCACCGGCGAGTCGCTGCCGATCCCGAAGGGGCCCACCGCGACCGGCGCCGACACGGCCCTCGCCGACCGCACCTCGATGGTCTACCAGAACACGTCGATCACGCGCGGCACCGCCCGCATCGTCGTCGTCGAGACCGGCATGCGCACCGAGGTCGGCCGCATCGCGAGCCTGCTCACCACGGTCGAGTCGGGCAAGTCGCCGCTCGGGCGCGAGCTCGACTCGCTCACGAAGGTGCTCGGCATCATCGCCTGGTCGGCGGTCGCGATCATCATCGCGATCGGCCTGCTGCGCGGGCAGGAGCTCGACGAGCTGCTCTTCCTCGGCACGGCGGTCGCGATCTCGGCGATCCCGACCGGCCTGCCGGCGTTCGTGCAGAGCCTGCTCGGCTGGGGCGCGAACCGGCTCGCCGCGCAGAAGGCGATCGTCACGAGCCTGAACGACGTCGAGACGCTCGGCGCGACGAGCGCGATCTGCTCCGACAAGACCGGCACGCTCACGATGAACGAGATGACAGTGCGCACGGTCTGGTTCGGCGGCGCGCACCTGTCGGTCACGGGCGGCGGGTACTCGTTCGACGGGCGCGTGCTGACGCCCGCGGGCGACGAGGCGGAGGTGCATCCGGGCAAGCTCGCGCAGGCGCTCGTGCTGCCGAACGATGCATCCGTCTCCCCCGACGGCGACGTGGTCGGCGACCCGACCGAGGCCGCGCTGGTCGTGCTCGCCGCGAAGCTCGGCGTCGACGCCGACGAGTCGCGCCGCACCCACCCACGGCTCGCCGAGGTGCCGTTCGACTCCGACTACAAGTACATGGCCACCTTCCACCGCATGGAGGTGCGCGGGGAGCGCCACCTGGTCGAGTTCGTGAAGGGCGCGCCCGACATCGTGCTCGGCCGGTGCGTCAGCATGGTCGACGCGTCGGGCGAGATCGTGCCGGTCGATGCGGATGCCGCGACGGCGGCGCTCGAGGAGATGTCGGCATCGGGCCTGCGCACCCTCGCCCTCGCGACCCGCACGCTCGACGCGTCCGACGAGGCGGACATGCTGCGCGACCCGCAGGGCATGGTGCACGACCTGGTGCTCGCGGGCATCGTCGGCATCGTCGACCCGCTCCGCGCCGAGGCGAAGGACGCGGTCGCGCTCGCGCAGCGCGCGGGCATCGAGGTGCGCATGATCACGGGCGACCACGCGGTGACGGCGGGCGCCATCGGCGCCGAGCTCGGCCTCGGCCCGGGCGCGATCTCGGGCGCCGACCTGCGCACGCTCGACGACGCGAAGCTGAACTCCCGACTCGGCCACCTGCACGTGTTCGGCCGCGTCACCCCGCAGGACAAGCTGCGCCTGGTCGGCATGCTCCAGTCGCAGGGCGAGGTGGTCGCCATGACCGGCGACGCCGTGAACGACGCGGCCGCGATCAAGCAGGCCGACATCGGCGTGGCGATGGGCTCGGGCTCGGAGGTCACGAAGCAGGCGGCGAAGCTCGTGCTCACCGACGACAACTTCTCGACGCTCGTGCACGCGGTCGAGCTCGGCCGCGTCGTCTACGACAAGATCGTCTCCTACCTGCGCTTCCAGATGTCGCAGCTGTTCTCGATGATCTTCCTGTTCCTGGCCGCGAGCGCGTTCGCGATCAACGACGGCGTCGCGATGTTCCCGGGCATGGTGCTGTTCCTCAACTTCTTCATCACGCTGTTCGCGGTGCTCGCGATCGCGGGCGACCCGACGCCGCCGGGCATCATGGACCGCCCGCCGCGCGACCCGAAGCAGGGCATCACGAACCCGGCGTCGCTCGCCGAGTGGCTGCTCTACGGCGTGACGATCTTCATCGTCTCGCTCGTGCCGCTGGTGTGGGGGCCGGATGCCCCGAGCCCGACCGATCCCAGCGCCTCGATGACCATGGTCTACATCGTCGTCGGATTCGCCACCGTGTTGAGCGCGCTGCTCATGCGCCGCGCACCCGAGTCGGGCCTCCTGCCGCCGATCTCGTCGGCCGCGAAGATGCTCGTCTGGCCGGTGCTGCTGCTCGTCGCCACGACCGAGTTCGGGTTCCTCCAGGCCGCGCTCGGCACGGTCTCCCTCACCGGGTGGCAGTGGCTCGAGTGCATCGCCCTGCTGCTGCCCGTGCTCGCGGTCGTCGAGGCGCACAAGTGGTGGCTGCGCCGCCGGGCGCGGGCCGCGAAGGCGCCGAAGCCGGCCCGGGAGCCGGTGGTCACCGACTGAGCGATTTCCCTGCGGGCGGCACCGAGCGGATGCCCCTGAGCCGGCGCTCCCGTCAGCCTGCGAGCGACCCGAGGTACTCGTCGGTCTCGACCCACTGGGCGTGGCACGCCTTGCAGTGCCGGGTGGGCGCGAAGTCGGTGGGGAACCAGCCGCCGTGCACGACGTCGCCGTCGGCGATGGCCTGGTCGAGCACCTCGTCGGTGAGCCCGTAGACGACCTGCACGGTGCTGCCCGACCCGCAGTCGGGGCAGGCGTCGCTGCCGGTCAGCGGCAGGTCGATCGACTCGGTCACGGGGCTCGTCTCCATGTGCCGCACGCTACGCCCGGCCGCCGACATCGCCCGGTCGCGACGCGCGGCGGGGGCGAACCCGGGCCGCCGGGCCGCCTCCCCCGACCGCTCAGTCGCCGAAGTCGAGCCAGTGCTCGCGCCCCGGCCGCAGCGCGTCGAGCTCGTCGAACAGCGCGTCGGGCAGGTCGGCCGCGGCCGCACGGAGCAGGCCGTCGAGCCGCTCGGGCTTCGTCGCGCCGACGACCGTGGTGGCGACGACGGGGTCGCGCAGCGACGCCTGCAGCGCGGCGGTGGCGAGGTCGGTGCCGTACCGCGTGCACGCCTCCGCCATCGCACGCACCGCGGCCAGCGTGGCATCCGATGCCGGCCGGTAGCCGTAGTGCGTCGCACCCTCGGGTCGCGCGAGGATGCCGCCGCCGTAGACCGCCGCGTTGATCACCGGCACGCCACGCTCGACCGCACGCTCGACGAGCGCCTCGGCGCTGCGGTCGACGAGGGTCCAGCGGTTGTGCACGAGCAGGGCGTCGAACACGTCGAGCGCGAAGTAGCGCTCGATCTCCTGCACGCGGCCGCCCGCGAGCCCGATGCGCCCGATCTCGCCGGCCTCGCGCATGGCGACGAGCGTGTCGACGGCGCCGCCGGGCGCGGTCATGGCGGCGAAGTCCCAGCCCTCGGGGTCGTGCAGGTGCACGAGCGGCAGCTCGTCCAGGCCGAGTCGCTCGCGACTCTCGCGCACCGACTCGCGCACGCGCGCACCCGAGTAGTCGCCGTCGCGCGGGTCGACCTTGGTGATCACCGCGCGGCCCTCGCCGAGCCCGCCGGCACGCGCGATCGCCGCGCCGATGCGCCGCTCGCTCTCGCCGTCGCTGTAGCCGTTCGACGTGTCGATGGTGCGGAACGGCGACTCGAGCACCGCCTGCACGAAGTCGACCGCGGCGTCTGCGGCGACCGCCGATCCGTAGAGGTGCGGCATCGAGCCGAGCGGGCTGCCGCCGATGGTGATGGCGCACACGTCGATGCCGGTCGCGCCGAGCGGCCGCATCCAGTCGGGGCTGTCGGGGGTGAGCATGCGCCCAGTCTGGCGCATCCGCGAAATGTGACGAAGCGCTGACGATTCCGGCATCCGCGCCTCCGCTCGCCCGCGCGCGACCTAGCGTGGGAGCATGGCCGACTCGCCCCGACGACCCCTGCCCGGATGGCTGCTGCCGGGCGGCGCCGGCGTGGCCGCGGCACTGTTCGGCGCCGGCCTCGGCGAGCTGTCGGCCGCGCTCTTCGCGCAGGGCGGCAGCCCGTTCACCGTCATCGGCTCGTGGCTCGTCGACCTCGCGCCGCCGTGGGCGAAGGACACCGCGATCGCGCTGTTCGGCACGAACGACAAGACCGCGCTGCTGGTCGGCATCGGCATCGTGCTCATCGCGGTCGCGTTCGGCGCGGGCGTGCTCGAGTGGCGGCGCCCGCCGTTCGGCCGCGTCGTGCTCGTCGGGCTCGGCGTGGTCGGCTTCATCGCCGCGACGTCGCGCGCGAACGCCACCCCGCTCGACTGGGTGCCGTCGGCGATCGCGGCCGGCGCAGCGGCATCCGCCCTGGCCGTCGTGCTGAGGCGCCTGCCCGCCCCGGCGCCAGAGCGAGCGGATGCCCCCGAGGACGCCGCCCGCGCGACCGGCATCGACCGGCGCCGCTTCCTCGGCTGGGCCGGCGGCGCGGCTGCGATCGGTGCCGTCGCCGCGCTCGGCGGCTACGCCCTGCAGGCGGGCTCCCGGGCCGTGAGCGCGGTGCGCGAGGCGATCTCGCTGCCGACGCCCGCGACGCCCGCCCCGCCGATTCCGGCCGGCGCCGAACTCGGCATCAACGGGCTCGCACCCGTCGTCACGCCGAACGACCGCTTCTACCGCATCGACACGGCGCTGCGCGTGCCCGACCTCGAGCCGGCCGACTGGAGCCTGCGCATCCACGGCATGGTCGACCGCGAGATCACGCTGACCTGGGACGAGCTGCTCGCCCTGCCGCTGGTCGAGCACGCCGTGACGCTCGCGTGCGTGTCGAACGAGGTGGGCGGCTCGCTCATCGGCAACGCCGTGTGGCTCGGCGCGCCGATCCGCGAGCTGCTCGCCGAGGCGGGTCCGGCCGCCGACGCCGACATGGTGCTCTCGCGCTCGGTCGACGGGTGGACGGCGAGCACGCCCATCGAGGCGCTCACCGACGACCGGCAGTCGCTGCTCGCGGTCGGCATGAACGGCGAGCCGCTGCCCGCCGAGCACGGCTTCCCGGTGCGCATGGTGGTGCCCGGCCTCTACGGCTACGTGTCGGCGACCAAGTGGGTGACCGAACTCGAGGTCACCCGGTTCGACCGCGCCGAGGCGTACTGGACCCCGCGCGGCTGGTCGGAGCGCGGGCCGATCAAGCTGCACTCGCGCATCGACGTGCCGCGCCCCGGGTCGACGGTCTCGCCCGGCGCGCAGGTCGCGGCCGGGGTCGCGTGGCACCAGCACACGGGTGTCGCGGGCGTCGAGGTGTCGGTCGACGACGGGCCGTGGGAGCCGGCCGAGCTCGCGACCGCGATCTCGGACGACACGTGGGTGCAGTGGCGGCACGAGTGGCAGGCCGAGCCGGGCACGCGACAGCTGCGGGTGCGGGCCATCAGCGCCGACGGCGAGGTGCAGACCGAGGAGCGCGTGCCGGTCGCCCCCGACGGCGCCACCGGCCACCACGGCATCTCGGTGAACGTCGCCTGAGTCCTCCCACGCGGTCCGGGCGGTCCGGGCGGGCCGGTACCGTTGCGCCATGGCGGTGCATGGTTCGGGCAGTCGGATGCCCTGGGGCGACGTGCCCGCGAGTCTGCGCGCTGCGGTGGACGACCTGCTCGGCTCGCCCGTGGTCGACGCCGTCAGCCAGCCGGCCGGGTTCTCCCCGGCTCCGCCGACCGGGTCACGACGGCCGACGGTGCGCGCGCGTTCGTGAAGACCGCGGCGGCCTCGGTGAACGCGCGCTCGGTCGAGCTCCACCGGTTGGAGGGGGCCATCGCGAGTGCGCTGCCCGACGACCTGCCGGCTCCCGGCGTGCGCGGCGTGGTCGACCAGGGGGACTGGATCGCGGTCGTGTTCGACGACGTCGAGGGGCGGCATCCGCACACCCCCTGGCAGCCCGACGAGCTGACGGCCGTGCTCGACGCGCTCGCCGCACTCACGGCCGAACCCGCGCCGCCCGCGCTTCGCGGGATGCTCGGGTCGGCGACCGACGCGCTCGACGACAACCTGCGCAGTTGGGAGCGACTCGCCGCCGACCCGTCGCGCCTGCCCGCGCTGGCACCCGACGACCGCGAGTGGGTGGCGGGGCGGATCGACGAGTTCGCCGTGGCGGCGACCACCGCGATCGGCGAAGTGGGCGGCGACCGCCTGGTGCACCTCGACGTGCGGGCCGACAATGTGCTCGTGCGGCCGGACGGATCCGTCGTGCTCGTCGACTGGCCGTGGGCGGCGCTCGGCGCGGGCTGGCTCGACGCGCTCGTGCTGCTCGTCAACGTGC
Coding sequences within:
- a CDS encoding molybdopterin-dependent oxidoreductase, which gives rise to MADSPRRPLPGWLLPGGAGVAAALFGAGLGELSAALFAQGGSPFTVIGSWLVDLAPPWAKDTAIALFGTNDKTALLVGIGIVLIAVAFGAGVLEWRRPPFGRVVLVGLGVVGFIAATSRANATPLDWVPSAIAAGAAASALAVVLRRLPAPAPERADAPEDAARATGIDRRRFLGWAGGAAAIGAVAALGGYALQAGSRAVSAVREAISLPTPATPAPPIPAGAELGINGLAPVVTPNDRFYRIDTALRVPDLEPADWSLRIHGMVDREITLTWDELLALPLVEHAVTLACVSNEVGGSLIGNAVWLGAPIRELLAEAGPAADADMVLSRSVDGWTASTPIEALTDDRQSLLAVGMNGEPLPAEHGFPVRMVVPGLYGYVSATKWVTELEVTRFDRAEAYWTPRGWSERGPIKLHSRIDVPRPGSTVSPGAQVAAGVAWHQHTGVAGVEVSVDDGPWEPAELATAISDDTWVQWRHEWQAEPGTRQLRVRAISADGEVQTEERVPVAPDGATGHHGISVNVA
- a CDS encoding aldo/keto reductase; translation: MLTPDSPDWMRPLGATGIDVCAITIGGSPLGSMPHLYGSAVAADAAVDFVQAVLESPFRTIDTSNGYSDGESERRIGAAIARAGGLGEGRAVITKVDPRDGDYSGARVRESVRESRERLGLDELPLVHLHDPEGWDFAAMTAPGGAVDTLVAMREAGEIGRIGLAGGRVQEIERYFALDVFDALLVHNRWTLVDRSAEALVERAVERGVPVINAAVYGGGILARPEGATHYGYRPASDATLAAVRAMAEACTRYGTDLATAALQASLRDPVVATTVVGATKPERLDGLLRAAAADLPDALFDELDALRPGREHWLDFGD
- a CDS encoding phosphotransferase, whose translation is MKTAAASVNARSVELHRLEGAIASALPDDLPAPGVRGVVDQGDWIAVVFDDVEGRHPHTPWQPDELTAVLDALAALTAEPAPPALRGMLGSATDALDDNLRSWERLAADPSRLPALAPDDREWVAGRIDEFAVAATTAIGEVGGDRLVHLDVRADNVLVRPDGSVVLVDWPWAALGAGWLDALVLLVNVRLYDPTADVESLLHGHPVFAGLDDDVANRLLIGLTGFFLEASAGPEVPSIPTLRRFQLDQGLVSLALLRERLPDPAPSQTRRKGAECGRGTRLRDGSQHHPSYTRS
- a CDS encoding cation-translocating P-type ATPase; the protein is MTDAAATSTTDAPEETPGPAWWSLTTDEVTTRLGVDPAAGLVEGEVNGRLAEYGENALASAPQPSWVRIALKQLFELMTLMLVIVAIVSLVIGQVSTAIIVGILVLYNVWRGTSQELKAKRSVDALSKLQVPQARVVRGGAVRLVDATNIVPGDVVDLEAGDLVPADGRILRAANLETQEAALTGESLPIPKGPTATGADTALADRTSMVYQNTSITRGTARIVVVETGMRTEVGRIASLLTTVESGKSPLGRELDSLTKVLGIIAWSAVAIIIAIGLLRGQELDELLFLGTAVAISAIPTGLPAFVQSLLGWGANRLAAQKAIVTSLNDVETLGATSAICSDKTGTLTMNEMTVRTVWFGGAHLSVTGGGYSFDGRVLTPAGDEAEVHPGKLAQALVLPNDASVSPDGDVVGDPTEAALVVLAAKLGVDADESRRTHPRLAEVPFDSDYKYMATFHRMEVRGERHLVEFVKGAPDIVLGRCVSMVDASGEIVPVDADAATAALEEMSASGLRTLALATRTLDASDEADMLRDPQGMVHDLVLAGIVGIVDPLRAEAKDAVALAQRAGIEVRMITGDHAVTAGAIGAELGLGPGAISGADLRTLDDAKLNSRLGHLHVFGRVTPQDKLRLVGMLQSQGEVVAMTGDAVNDAAAIKQADIGVAMGSGSEVTKQAAKLVLTDDNFSTLVHAVELGRVVYDKIVSYLRFQMSQLFSMIFLFLAASAFAINDGVAMFPGMVLFLNFFITLFAVLAIAGDPTPPGIMDRPPRDPKQGITNPASLAEWLLYGVTIFIVSLVPLVWGPDAPSPTDPSASMTMVYIVVGFATVLSALLMRRAPESGLLPPISSAAKMLVWPVLLLVATTEFGFLQAALGTVSLTGWQWLECIALLLPVLAVVEAHKWWLRRRARAAKAPKPAREPVVTD